From a single Rhodococcus qingshengii JCM 15477 genomic region:
- a CDS encoding DUF5709 domain-containing protein, whose protein sequence is MSDTDDTGAAGNGDYSLDPDDQLQPEDTLIDRGVDDILDEGISPPERPLGLDAHGLTGSEESAGETLDERLAEEEPDPYASLGDPLKDPADADEFEREEEFPNGDEVGNRRVGRLVAEDEGRYEDEESELIAGDVGIDGGAASAEEAAMHLIDDSED, encoded by the coding sequence ATGAGCGACACGGATGACACCGGCGCGGCCGGCAATGGCGATTACAGTCTCGATCCCGACGACCAGCTTCAACCTGAAGACACTCTGATCGATCGAGGCGTCGACGACATTCTCGACGAGGGAATCTCACCACCGGAACGCCCACTGGGACTTGATGCCCACGGGTTGACCGGCAGCGAGGAATCAGCGGGGGAGACCCTCGACGAGCGCCTGGCCGAAGAAGAACCCGATCCGTACGCGTCGCTCGGAGATCCTTTGAAGGATCCCGCCGATGCCGACGAATTCGAACGGGAAGAAGAATTCCCGAACGGTGACGAAGTGGGTAACCGTCGGGTCGGGCGTCTCGTTGCCGAAGACGAGGGCAGATACGAGGACGAGGAAAGTGAACTCATTGCCGGAGACGTCGGAATCGACGGCGGCGCAGCGTCGGCAGAGGAAGCCGCGATGCATCTGATCGACGATTCAGAGGACTGA
- a CDS encoding lipase family protein: MLKLRTTRVFTGSMLTAAALTAALLSGGTAQADPAYPAPDPDPFYSQAAAEGTAGTPISVRRAPDLMTFPGVAIWQVSYRSTNSENKPIAAVSTILVPPNQAQDGPLLSYQHIVNALGTGCAPSRALYASDPNIVIREAPILNVALQRGWTIALPDHLGPNSAYGAARLGGQITLDGIRAVQKVPELRSGASPVGIAGYSGGGMATAWAAALAPSYAPEVNLVGVAEGGVPMNLSKMANGLGQDPHPAFGLAFAAAMGLEREYPDLLPLSNQLNDLGRSMRAELTNACTNDILRVGAGRSASQVSTSTSLLSSPEVRKVMDDNSVELYPGVPTAPVFEWHTPDDVLIPIDSVVNTISRYCAAGATIQSQLFPSPDHLTTAVLGLPTAFEYLQDRFDGVPAPRSC; the protein is encoded by the coding sequence ATGTTGAAACTGCGAACCACACGCGTGTTTACCGGATCGATGCTGACTGCCGCTGCACTGACTGCCGCACTGCTCTCCGGGGGGACTGCACAGGCCGATCCCGCATATCCGGCACCGGACCCGGACCCGTTCTACTCGCAAGCAGCTGCCGAGGGGACCGCCGGCACGCCGATCTCCGTGCGCCGGGCCCCTGACCTGATGACCTTTCCCGGCGTCGCGATCTGGCAGGTCAGTTACAGGTCCACGAACTCAGAGAACAAGCCTATTGCCGCGGTCAGCACGATCCTGGTCCCGCCGAATCAAGCACAAGACGGCCCGTTGCTCTCGTATCAGCACATCGTCAATGCACTCGGTACGGGATGTGCGCCATCTCGCGCGCTTTACGCATCGGATCCCAACATCGTCATCCGTGAAGCGCCCATCCTCAACGTCGCGCTGCAACGTGGATGGACCATTGCCCTTCCCGACCATCTCGGACCCAACAGTGCGTACGGCGCCGCGCGCCTGGGCGGACAGATCACGCTCGACGGTATCCGCGCCGTTCAGAAAGTCCCCGAATTGCGTAGTGGCGCCAGCCCTGTCGGTATTGCCGGCTACTCCGGCGGCGGCATGGCCACCGCGTGGGCGGCCGCACTGGCCCCGAGCTACGCACCCGAGGTCAACCTTGTCGGTGTAGCCGAGGGCGGCGTCCCGATGAATCTGTCCAAGATGGCAAACGGCCTCGGACAGGATCCGCACCCGGCATTCGGCCTCGCATTCGCCGCAGCAATGGGCCTCGAACGCGAGTATCCCGACCTACTGCCGCTGAGCAACCAACTCAACGACCTCGGACGGTCGATGCGGGCCGAACTCACCAACGCGTGCACCAACGACATCCTCAGGGTCGGTGCCGGGCGCAGTGCCTCTCAGGTGTCGACGTCGACATCCTTGCTGTCCAGCCCTGAAGTGCGAAAGGTGATGGACGACAACAGCGTCGAACTCTATCCGGGTGTGCCGACTGCCCCGGTGTTCGAATGGCACACACCCGACGACGTTCTGATCCCCATCGATTCGGTGGTCAACACGATTTCGCGGTACTGCGCCGCCGGAGCCACGATTCAATCCCAACTGTTCCCCAGCCCGGACCACCTCACCACTGCGGTCCTCGGTCTGCCCACCGCATTCGAGTACCTACAGGACCGATTCGACGGAGTGCCGGCCCCGCGTTCGTGCTGA
- a CDS encoding GGDEF domain-containing protein produces the protein MSDTPKVVHRWLAVPDQFDRFTRFLRDNGILMPTRIGIGVLVFLLGITILLKRLGTHSVQTIGFPLDVVVAVLVMIGGIALPVVATTRERSYFFVVAGDFAVAVIVLAEANPDQRLLGCLVFGLVGSYIAFFHNLRTQLWHLLFSGAVIVVASIGVFTDVPSGLPDVLGRIAFAIPVITVIPVVTQIALALLSNDAQSSELDPLTDLLNRRGLARRTSELLQAKSSLDQSLLVVVIDIDNFKHFNDTYGHDVGDRVILRTAYRLHDWARSDAAIARIGGDEFVVVQMMPLPYVGDLLARIAPIMNSPTGEPISTTSIGIAIHNGAWPDVHAAESGVHDLHRLADSAMYESKRMGGNHVHSIVLTDQQLQQPQQSGGRSVL, from the coding sequence ATGAGCGACACACCCAAGGTCGTGCATCGCTGGCTCGCAGTGCCAGACCAGTTTGACCGATTCACGCGATTCTTGCGCGACAACGGAATTCTGATGCCGACTCGGATAGGCATCGGCGTATTGGTTTTCCTCCTGGGTATCACGATTCTGCTGAAGCGACTGGGCACTCATTCGGTACAGACCATCGGATTTCCGTTGGACGTCGTCGTCGCAGTGCTTGTGATGATCGGCGGAATTGCCCTGCCTGTCGTAGCGACCACCCGTGAAAGGTCGTATTTCTTCGTCGTTGCCGGGGACTTCGCCGTTGCGGTGATCGTGCTGGCTGAGGCGAATCCGGATCAGAGATTGCTCGGATGTCTCGTCTTCGGGCTCGTCGGCTCGTACATAGCCTTCTTTCACAATCTTCGAACTCAGCTGTGGCACCTGCTGTTTTCCGGGGCGGTCATCGTTGTTGCCAGCATCGGCGTGTTCACCGATGTACCTTCTGGCCTTCCAGACGTCCTGGGGCGCATTGCCTTTGCCATTCCTGTCATCACTGTCATACCGGTGGTCACGCAGATTGCTCTGGCGCTCCTGAGCAACGACGCTCAAAGCTCAGAACTCGATCCGTTGACGGACCTGCTGAATCGGCGCGGACTCGCACGGCGGACTTCCGAACTACTGCAAGCGAAATCCAGCCTCGACCAGTCCTTGCTGGTCGTGGTGATCGACATCGACAATTTCAAACACTTCAACGACACCTACGGTCACGACGTCGGCGACCGAGTCATACTGCGCACGGCCTATCGACTACACGACTGGGCCAGATCGGACGCGGCGATAGCGCGCATCGGCGGTGACGAGTTCGTCGTCGTTCAGATGATGCCGTTGCCGTACGTCGGCGATCTACTGGCCCGGATCGCGCCCATCATGAACTCCCCTACAGGCGAACCAATCTCGACGACCAGCATCGGCATAGCCATCCACAACGGCGCCTGGCCGGACGTACACGCAGCAGAAAGTGGCGTTCACGATCTACATCGCCTCGCCGATTCGGCGATGTACGAAAGCAAGAGAATGGGTGGAAATCACGTCCACTCCATCGTTCTCACCGATCAACAGCTACAACAGCCACAACAGTCAGGCGGTCGTTCAGTCCTCTGA